A genome region from Halorussus pelagicus includes the following:
- a CDS encoding non-histone chromosomal MC1 family protein, which produces MVREDGKRNFALRETSGDESSVFSGNTPRQAALKAARRLSPASSEDAADRTEIRLREKGTDKVHIYEGWAWHESAPDDKPDWMPGEITEANVSKQGIEHLDE; this is translated from the coding sequence ATGGTACGTGAAGACGGTAAACGGAATTTTGCGCTTCGAGAAACGAGCGGTGACGAGAGCAGTGTCTTCTCAGGAAACACTCCGCGACAGGCCGCACTGAAGGCGGCCCGTCGTCTCAGTCCGGCGTCGTCAGAAGACGCCGCGGACCGAACCGAAATTCGACTTCGAGAGAAAGGCACCGACAAGGTACATATCTACGAAGGCTGGGCGTGGCACGAGTCCGCACCTGATGACAAACCTGACTGGATGCCGGGCGAGATCACCGAAGCCAACGTCTCGAAGCAGGGTATCGAGCACCTCGATGAGTAA
- a CDS encoding PD-(D/E)XK nuclease family protein: MRPERLALSRPLDVPDVPVAEVVATTYRAEARTAMALVAALRDRAVPIRDLAVVVRDLDTYEEPLGRAAVQYGVAPVFWTQLRVTRTRPYALVESVCELLDTDEPDPETLFRPLEHRWAPPSASEADWPLDPAVLRTARRAVPSENRPVEAWCETFQATPEIDDRLAVFAEWVTERPDPTPETVVSVLDSVVAAYEEVGLPVTKANDSPALMETETDARAVVRVADLVEQVGEKYADRLEGETLDAAWSSVADLCGLLATQRPGRREHSNARALDVLEANDVWMLDIPYVVAVGLTDGEWPQETDSTVPSELQEAILTGDGEAANLAPRTAWTDGRDRDQFADTLSAARNGLVVTRHTESVDGDEKRPSPFLARLDLETVSDADRRRLVGSDRELPDAIRGMFSDEVRGGKAEDEGGSNETSDDRTEGDR, from the coding sequence ATGAGACCAGAGAGGCTCGCCCTCTCCCGACCGCTCGACGTGCCGGACGTGCCCGTCGCCGAGGTAGTGGCGACGACGTACCGCGCCGAGGCGCGGACCGCGATGGCGCTGGTTGCCGCGCTCCGTGACCGGGCCGTACCGATTCGTGACCTCGCGGTCGTCGTGCGCGACCTCGACACTTACGAGGAACCGCTCGGCCGCGCCGCGGTGCAGTACGGCGTCGCTCCGGTGTTCTGGACCCAACTCCGAGTCACGCGGACGCGCCCCTACGCGCTCGTGGAGTCGGTATGCGAACTTCTGGACACGGACGAACCCGACCCCGAGACGCTGTTTCGGCCGCTCGAACACCGATGGGCACCGCCGTCGGCGTCGGAAGCCGACTGGCCGCTCGACCCGGCCGTGCTTCGGACGGCGAGACGCGCGGTTCCGAGCGAGAATCGCCCCGTCGAGGCGTGGTGTGAGACGTTCCAAGCGACCCCAGAAATCGACGACCGGCTCGCGGTCTTCGCCGAGTGGGTGACTGAGCGTCCCGACCCGACGCCAGAGACCGTCGTCTCTGTCCTCGACAGTGTCGTCGCGGCTTACGAGGAAGTCGGACTTCCCGTGACGAAAGCGAACGACTCGCCCGCGCTCATGGAAACCGAAACTGACGCTCGCGCCGTGGTCCGCGTGGCGGATCTCGTCGAGCAGGTCGGCGAGAAGTACGCCGACCGTCTCGAAGGCGAAACGCTCGACGCCGCGTGGAGTAGCGTCGCGGACCTGTGCGGTCTGCTTGCCACGCAGCGCCCCGGTCGGCGCGAACACTCCAACGCTCGCGCGCTCGACGTATTGGAAGCTAATGACGTTTGGATGCTCGACATTCCGTACGTCGTCGCGGTCGGCCTGACCGACGGCGAGTGGCCACAGGAGACCGACAGCACCGTTCCCTCGGAGCTACAGGAGGCGATTCTCACCGGCGACGGGGAGGCGGCGAATCTCGCGCCCCGGACCGCGTGGACCGACGGCCGGGACCGAGACCAGTTCGCCGACACGCTCAGCGCCGCCCGAAACGGTCTCGTCGTGACGCGTCACACCGAGAGCGTTGACGGCGACGAGAAACGCCCGTCACCGTTTCTCGCCCGTCTCGACCTCGAAACCGTCTCCGACGCTGACCGGCGACGACTCGTGGGTTCCGACCGTGAACTCCCGGACGCGATTCGGGGGATGTTCTCCGACGAAGTGAGAGGTGGCAAGGCAGAAGACGAAGGGGGAAGCAACGAGACGAGCGACGACCGAACGGAGGGAGACCGATGA
- a CDS encoding UvrD-helicase domain-containing protein, producing the protein MSEGPIRLAGAQRAIRDAYFDHDSGLFALDCVPGSGKSVVAHHVAAEDVLRRYADGDRTPAQHVAVVSFNRDEAADIVPSVCERLRELVEHDLVPAAEGVTEAELSFLIQRVRRAPFAGTIDSLLHDVLQDIARAVGFEETPAVGNDALLKRVHAECYERVRTDPDYAGRLDRLEAAYPDDEYEDDPADMLERAVAYCRNRRLSTPEFAAELERTVETVYAEGPTESFADIAAAIDRCVGGRAGDRPSESASDDLDAEERARAVAADQRLHDEWRARVEDFRAVLDAYRRAYRENLREYAVVSHTDAAYLVDRYFEGKLGGCDDARERLRERYAGRIRSLLVDEAQDVSAVQHAALSHLVGPDARVFVCGDTLQSIYRWRHADPTLFESAVADGEYLGVDWDTHESRTATTTYRCVPEIAAAIDAVARPIFTDSARGNVGDLDVAYPSLDPARDATDDASVHVASFGGLGSPGSSQWVSPDDGTGEADILARYLSKGLADGTFTDEDGDAFDITVLFRRGTRMSEYEAAFAAEELRVWNATGNLFDSPAVETVLAVCEWLVEPGDPERTAALVAESHLGLADLQATFESNDWDLDAVADEGALDDSLTDGPNSCTDAPDSLTDPQRDALAGLRRLRDRRGDFERRPAATYVEDVIEALALRADPHDRFGDLDARQRVADLDALAEAIAGWETGEQFDPRTLADLVAPFRENPAEGPDRPSAADTDHDVEFRTVHRAKGDESDVVVLADPGFDSWSRGPHDQRFVAQGGVAGLAPPTDADVPGDISLPGVGSLYAPAESDDDGGPPWGGSGGSGKRDAGLRWASARWCDTVTDAADRDVLVGPARLQRVAANERAELWRLLYVALTRARDHLVVALPRSMPDDRPRDRWLDAVRDGLRFADDCTESYAFDPAGDESAETSPNAGPGGTSVEDEPDATPVEVGVNDVDFFAHSDAEKSLPDPDVAVTPPRRDELAPWVPRFVEPSTMYQLTEDPDRYVLDHLLGGSLHTDAGDLPDDLPLRFDRLGPEAVGSCLHDVLTKLVVRGVSESALRATGEEVEAAFDEALRECEARIGEAERAGLLTFFEEYVLEDFLASDLWDRLRTAESVAVETPIDGLVEVEGVEVEMHGEADFVLELPSGERYVTDAKISLAETTPETRRRYKLQVAAYGYLFERESASSVPVHRTVETFGVTQRTVTSELPLAVVERRLSGLLDDRPLRSGE; encoded by the coding sequence ATGAGCGAAGGGCCGATTCGACTCGCTGGTGCCCAACGCGCTATCCGCGACGCGTACTTCGACCACGACTCGGGCCTATTTGCGCTCGACTGCGTGCCGGGGTCGGGCAAGTCGGTCGTCGCTCATCACGTCGCCGCCGAGGACGTACTCCGGCGATACGCCGACGGGGACCGGACGCCCGCCCAGCACGTCGCAGTCGTCTCGTTCAACCGTGACGAGGCCGCCGACATCGTGCCGTCGGTCTGCGAGCGACTGCGCGAACTCGTCGAACACGACCTCGTTCCCGCGGCCGAGGGAGTCACCGAGGCCGAACTGTCGTTCCTGATTCAGCGCGTCCGGCGTGCGCCCTTCGCCGGAACGATAGATAGCCTCTTGCACGACGTGTTGCAGGATATCGCCCGAGCGGTCGGGTTCGAGGAGACGCCAGCGGTCGGCAACGACGCGCTCCTGAAGCGCGTTCACGCCGAGTGCTACGAGCGCGTCCGGACGGACCCGGACTACGCCGGGCGACTCGACCGACTCGAAGCCGCGTACCCCGACGACGAGTACGAGGACGACCCCGCGGACATGCTCGAACGGGCGGTCGCGTACTGTCGCAATCGCCGACTCTCGACGCCCGAGTTCGCGGCCGAACTCGAACGGACGGTCGAGACCGTCTACGCCGAGGGTCCCACGGAGTCGTTCGCCGACATCGCCGCCGCCATCGACCGATGCGTGGGCGGCCGCGCGGGCGACCGACCGAGCGAATCCGCGTCCGACGACCTCGACGCCGAGGAGCGAGCGCGCGCCGTCGCCGCCGACCAGCGATTGCACGACGAGTGGCGGGCGCGCGTCGAGGATTTCCGCGCGGTCCTCGACGCGTACCGACGCGCGTACCGCGAGAACTTGCGGGAGTACGCCGTCGTCTCGCACACCGACGCCGCGTATCTCGTTGACCGATACTTCGAGGGGAAACTCGGTGGATGCGACGACGCCCGCGAACGCCTCCGCGAGCGGTACGCCGGGCGCATCCGGAGTCTCCTCGTGGACGAGGCCCAAGACGTTTCGGCGGTCCAGCACGCCGCGCTCTCGCATCTAGTCGGTCCCGACGCTCGGGTGTTCGTCTGCGGAGACACGCTCCAGAGCATCTACCGCTGGCGACACGCCGACCCGACGCTGTTCGAGTCGGCTGTCGCCGACGGCGAGTATCTCGGCGTCGATTGGGACACCCACGAGAGTCGGACTGCGACGACGACGTACCGGTGCGTCCCCGAAATCGCGGCCGCCATCGACGCCGTCGCCCGACCGATTTTCACCGACTCCGCGCGTGGGAACGTCGGCGACCTCGACGTGGCGTACCCGTCGCTCGACCCCGCCCGCGACGCCACCGACGACGCGAGCGTTCACGTCGCGTCGTTCGGCGGCCTCGGGTCTCCCGGTTCGTCGCAGTGGGTCAGTCCTGACGACGGAACCGGCGAGGCCGACATTCTGGCGAGGTACCTCTCGAAGGGACTCGCCGACGGGACGTTCACCGATGAGGACGGCGACGCCTTCGATATCACCGTGCTGTTCCGGCGGGGCACCCGGATGAGCGAGTACGAGGCGGCGTTCGCCGCCGAGGAACTTCGCGTGTGGAACGCGACGGGGAACCTCTTCGATAGCCCGGCCGTCGAAACCGTCCTCGCGGTCTGCGAGTGGCTGGTCGAACCCGGCGACCCCGAGCGAACCGCGGCGCTCGTCGCCGAGTCGCATCTCGGACTCGCAGACCTCCAAGCGACCTTCGAGAGCAACGACTGGGACCTCGACGCCGTTGCCGACGAGGGTGCGCTCGACGATTCGCTCACTGACGGCCCTAACTCCTGCACTGACGCACCCGACTCGCTCACCGACCCCCAGCGCGACGCGCTCGCGGGACTCCGACGACTCCGCGACCGGCGCGGCGACTTCGAGCGGCGACCGGCCGCGACCTACGTCGAGGACGTTATCGAGGCGCTCGCGCTCCGCGCCGACCCCCACGACCGATTCGGCGACCTCGACGCCCGCCAGCGAGTCGCGGACCTCGACGCGCTCGCGGAGGCAATCGCCGGATGGGAGACCGGAGAGCAATTCGACCCGCGAACGCTTGCGGACCTCGTCGCGCCGTTCCGAGAAAATCCCGCTGAGGGTCCAGACCGGCCGAGCGCGGCCGACACGGACCACGATGTGGAGTTCCGGACGGTCCATCGAGCTAAGGGCGACGAGAGCGACGTGGTCGTCCTCGCGGACCCCGGCTTCGACAGCTGGTCGAGAGGTCCCCACGACCAGCGGTTCGTCGCGCAGGGGGGCGTCGCCGGTCTTGCCCCGCCGACGGACGCCGACGTTCCTGGCGACATCTCGCTTCCGGGAGTCGGTAGCCTCTACGCCCCCGCCGAGTCGGACGACGACGGTGGCCCGCCGTGGGGCGGTTCCGGCGGCTCCGGGAAGCGTGACGCTGGACTCCGGTGGGCGTCGGCGCGCTGGTGTGACACCGTGACCGACGCCGCCGACCGTGACGTGCTGGTCGGCCCGGCGCGCCTCCAGCGCGTCGCGGCGAACGAGCGCGCCGAACTCTGGCGACTCCTCTACGTCGCGCTCACTCGCGCCCGCGACCACCTCGTCGTCGCGCTTCCTCGGTCGATGCCCGACGACCGACCGCGAGATAGATGGCTCGACGCCGTTCGGGACGGTCTCCGGTTCGCCGACGATTGTACCGAGTCGTACGCGTTCGACCCTGCCGGAGACGAATCTGCCGAGACATCCCCGAACGCTGGGCCGGGCGGAACATCGGTGGAAGACGAACCGGACGCGACGCCCGTGGAAGTCGGGGTCAACGACGTGGACTTTTTCGCGCACTCCGACGCCGAGAAGTCACTCCCTGACCCCGACGTGGCGGTTACCCCGCCCCGCCGCGACGAACTCGCGCCGTGGGTCCCCCGATTCGTCGAGCCGAGCACGATGTACCAACTGACCGAGGACCCCGACCGATACGTCCTCGACCACCTGCTCGGCGGGTCGCTCCACACCGACGCCGGTGATCTGCCCGACGATCTTCCCCTGCGATTCGACCGACTCGGACCCGAGGCCGTCGGGTCGTGTCTCCACGACGTGCTGACGAAACTCGTCGTGCGCGGCGTCTCCGAGTCGGCCCTCCGCGCGACGGGCGAGGAAGTTGAGGCCGCCTTTGATGAGGCTCTGCGCGAGTGCGAGGCGCGAATCGGCGAGGCCGAACGCGCCGGGTTGTTGACCTTCTTCGAGGAGTACGTCCTCGAAGACTTCCTCGCGTCGGACCTCTGGGACCGACTCCGGACTGCCGAGAGCGTCGCTGTCGAGACGCCCATCGACGGACTGGTCGAAGTCGAGGGCGTCGAAGTCGAGATGCACGGCGAGGCCGATTTCGTCCTCGAACTGCCCTCCGGCGAGCGATACGTCACCGACGCGAAAATCTCGCTCGCGGAGACAACCCCGGAGACGCGACGGCGTTACAAACTCCAAGTGGCCGCCTACGGCTACCTCTTCGAGCGAGAAAGCGCGTCGTCGGTCCCGGTACACCGAACCGTCGAGACGTTCGGCGTGACCCAGCGGACAGTCACCTCGGAGTTACCGCTGGCCGTCGTCGAACGCCGACTCTCCGGACTCCTCGACGACCGACCGCTGCGTTCCGGGGAGTAG
- a CDS encoding outer membrane lipoprotein-sorting protein — protein MALQPSSRTLAALAVVLLVAFSGCSAVEFGQDQSAEEISKQVEQKYEEIGTYTGTVTTEVVMGNETSTSTAEVWANQSGNELRYEYSAPESMNGTILVSNGSTMWMYNGTDNTVRKSNLSGFGAQNATPDYESIIDNFLENYNVSYEGTESVSDRSAYVLSLTPKNDSSTAQFTDEMTLWIDKETWFPVKRHSVSSFNNETIETTMTFTNLTVDADVPDDTFEFDPPSDAEVVENEMPDLHEHDTVAQADANVSFDVTAPERVPDGYELETVRTTFMGDNATASLTYQNGTDKLSVTQSNRTATIDGDDETVAIGDHDGSYAEYGSTGILRWNCDGKSYSVAGSLPKSELVTIAESIRCA, from the coding sequence ATGGCCCTCCAGCCATCATCACGGACGCTCGCCGCCCTCGCGGTGGTCCTTCTCGTCGCGTTCAGCGGCTGCTCCGCAGTGGAGTTCGGACAGGACCAGTCCGCCGAGGAGATTAGCAAGCAAGTCGAACAGAAGTACGAAGAGATCGGCACCTACACCGGAACGGTGACGACCGAGGTCGTGATGGGTAACGAGACCAGCACGTCCACGGCCGAAGTCTGGGCAAACCAGTCCGGCAACGAACTGCGCTATGAGTATTCCGCACCAGAGTCGATGAACGGGACGATTCTCGTCTCGAACGGCTCGACCATGTGGATGTACAACGGTACGGACAACACCGTTCGGAAGTCCAATCTCTCCGGGTTCGGCGCGCAGAACGCCACCCCGGACTACGAGTCGATAATTGACAACTTCCTCGAAAACTACAACGTCTCCTACGAGGGGACCGAAAGCGTGAGCGACCGGAGTGCCTACGTCCTCTCGCTCACCCCGAAGAACGACAGTTCGACGGCGCAGTTCACCGACGAGATGACGCTGTGGATAGACAAGGAGACGTGGTTCCCGGTCAAGCGCCACTCGGTCTCGTCGTTCAATAACGAGACCATCGAGACGACGATGACGTTCACGAACTTGACGGTTGACGCCGACGTGCCGGACGACACCTTCGAGTTCGACCCGCCGAGTGACGCCGAAGTCGTGGAGAACGAGATGCCCGACCTCCACGAACACGACACCGTCGCCCAAGCCGACGCGAACGTCTCGTTCGACGTGACGGCACCCGAGCGCGTCCCCGACGGTTACGAACTGGAGACGGTTCGCACGACCTTCATGGGCGACAACGCCACGGCATCGTTGACCTACCAGAACGGGACCGATAAGCTCTCGGTGACACAATCGAACCGAACCGCCACGATTGACGGCGACGACGAGACAGTCGCTATCGGCGACCACGACGGTTCGTACGCCGAGTACGGTTCGACGGGTATCCTCCGGTGGAATTGTGACGGAAAGTCCTACTCGGTCGCGGGGTCGCTCCCGAAGTCCGAACTCGTCACGATTGCCGAGTCGATTCGCTGTGCGTAG
- a CDS encoding cytochrome P450, with translation MSSSPPGPRGEPLFGSSRRYARDPFRFLSALESAYGNVVQFDLGPLDTYLLTDPSDVERVLVSEAERFRKPDFQNDALGDLLGKGLLLSEGQTWREQRQLANPAFDMRRVMGFADDIVAHNDDLIADWTDGEVINAELDMTEVTLAVIVDLMLGTDLNDERVRTIREALEPLGARFEPDPVRFAAPQWLPMPGDSEYRNAVGTMEGVIDDIVAERRGTHGDPESDEGPDDLLSILLRAQDRGEQSDRQIRDEVMTMLLAGHDTTALTLTYTWYLLSQHPEAERRVHDEIDDVLGGDPPTMADVGDLDYIERVVDEAMRLYPPVYTMFREATEPVELGGYRIPEGSAIMLSQWAMHRSERYWDDPDSFDPDRWTRDRDRPRFAYFPFGGGPRHCIGKHLAKLEAKLILARTAQRYRLEYARDAEPELRPTLTMHPRDGMPMRVRER, from the coding sequence ATGAGTTCGTCACCGCCCGGTCCGCGCGGAGAACCGCTGTTCGGTAGCAGTCGTCGGTACGCCCGCGACCCCTTCCGGTTTCTGTCGGCGCTCGAATCGGCGTACGGTAACGTCGTCCAGTTCGACCTCGGCCCGCTGGACACGTACCTGTTGACCGACCCCTCGGACGTGGAGCGCGTACTGGTCTCGGAGGCAGAGCGGTTCCGCAAGCCCGACTTCCAGAACGACGCGCTCGGCGACCTGCTCGGGAAGGGGTTGCTCCTCAGCGAGGGCCAGACGTGGCGCGAACAGCGCCAACTCGCCAACCCTGCCTTCGACATGCGTCGAGTGATGGGGTTCGCCGACGATATCGTCGCTCACAACGACGACCTGATCGCTGACTGGACCGACGGCGAGGTCATCAACGCGGAATTGGACATGACGGAAGTGACGCTGGCGGTCATCGTGGACCTGATGCTCGGCACCGACCTGAACGACGAGCGCGTGCGGACCATCCGCGAGGCGCTGGAACCGCTCGGCGCGCGCTTCGAACCGGACCCCGTCAGGTTCGCCGCGCCCCAGTGGCTCCCGATGCCCGGCGACAGCGAGTACCGGAACGCCGTCGGGACGATGGAGGGCGTCATCGACGACATCGTGGCCGAGCGCCGCGGCACCCACGGCGACCCCGAGAGCGACGAGGGTCCCGACGACCTGCTGTCGATTCTGCTTCGCGCGCAGGACCGCGGCGAGCAGTCCGACCGCCAGATACGCGACGAGGTGATGACGATGCTGCTCGCTGGTCACGACACCACCGCGCTCACGCTGACCTATACGTGGTATCTACTCTCCCAGCACCCCGAGGCCGAGCGTCGCGTCCACGACGAGATAGACGACGTTCTCGGCGGCGACCCGCCGACGATGGCCGACGTGGGTGACCTCGACTACATCGAGCGAGTCGTGGACGAGGCGATGCGCCTCTACCCGCCGGTGTACACGATGTTCCGCGAGGCGACCGAACCGGTCGAACTGGGGGGGTACCGAATCCCCGAGGGGAGCGCCATCATGCTCTCCCAGTGGGCGATGCACCGCTCGGAACGCTACTGGGACGACCCCGATAGCTTCGACCCGGACCGCTGGACCCGCGACCGAGACCGGCCGCGCTTCGCGTACTTCCCGTTCGGCGGCGGCCCGCGCCACTGCATCGGCAAGCACCTCGCCAAACTGGAGGCGAAACTCATCCTCGCGCGCACCGCCCAGCGGTATCGCCTCGAATACGCCCGCGACGCCGAACCGGAACTGCGGCCGACGCTGACGATGCACCCCCGCGACGGGATGCCGATGCGCGTCCGGGAGCGCTGA
- a CDS encoding class I SAM-dependent methyltransferase: protein MEPDETDPEESHRYWADRSEEFSPSYYADIGQNEMSETLAAVLDHYVTRDAAILEVGCSSGRHLANLLAEGYQNLTGIDINDDSFDVMADHYPRLAETGTFHAGAIEDIVPEFPDDEFDVVYSVETLQHIPPENADVFEELARVSADLLITAENEGNSPQRGREGAEVSLVHDDFPLYHRNWKQEFSELGVAQLLCEPGKRDTVRVFRVL, encoded by the coding sequence ATGGAACCGGACGAGACGGACCCGGAGGAGAGCCACCGGTACTGGGCGGATCGCTCGGAGGAGTTCTCGCCCTCGTACTACGCCGACATCGGACAGAACGAGATGTCCGAGACCCTCGCCGCAGTCCTCGACCACTACGTGACCCGAGACGCCGCGATTCTGGAGGTCGGCTGTAGCTCCGGGCGACACCTCGCCAACCTGCTGGCGGAGGGCTATCAGAACCTCACCGGTATCGACATCAACGACGACTCGTTCGACGTGATGGCCGACCACTACCCGCGACTCGCCGAGACGGGGACGTTTCACGCTGGCGCAATCGAGGACATCGTGCCAGAGTTTCCGGACGACGAGTTCGACGTGGTCTACTCCGTCGAGACGCTCCAGCACATTCCCCCGGAGAACGCCGACGTGTTCGAGGAGTTAGCGCGCGTCAGTGCCGACCTGCTGATAACCGCCGAGAACGAGGGCAACAGTCCACAGCGCGGCCGCGAGGGTGCCGAGGTGAGCCTCGTCCACGACGACTTCCCGCTCTATCATCGCAACTGGAAACAGGAGTTCTCGGAGTTGGGCGTCGCACAACTGCTCTGTGAACCCGGCAAGCGCGACACGGTTCGTGTGTTTCGCGTCCTCTGA
- a CDS encoding ABC transporter substrate-binding protein, whose protein sequence is MSRERDGRSAPTRREYLKYGGVVVGGGLIAGCTGESGSESTPESTTSETTTATTTSETTQTSSEDETTTESESYSVSIEPVGEVSFEGVPETWVANNGSWADMGVALGVEQPEGIWLPSRYHTQYYDDIPGVSVDKSSIQKLWGDGGVGKEQFYELDADVHVADPNFLLNRGNWEQSDIEEISTQVAPFFGNSIFSRGYAWHEDYRYYTLYQAFEKLADVFQRRERFEAFEQLHEEFQARLAPVVPGRSERPSAAVIWGGGDQPEEFYPYVIDEGTSFKHLRDLKVKDALATSNLKDFHSSRGAIDFETLLDIDPEVLLVRGQEAKSETEFRETVVEFMEEDTVASELTAVQNDDVYRAGPLYQGPITNLVVTDRLARSLYDADETLFDPQRVADIVNGDF, encoded by the coding sequence ATGTCTAGAGAAAGAGACGGTCGTAGCGCACCGACGCGACGGGAATATCTCAAGTACGGTGGGGTCGTCGTCGGCGGCGGACTGATCGCTGGCTGTACCGGGGAGTCCGGTTCGGAATCGACTCCCGAGTCCACCACCTCGGAGACGACCACCGCGACCACCACCTCTGAGACCACCCAAACGTCCTCGGAGGATGAAACCACGACCGAAAGCGAGTCGTACTCGGTTTCGATAGAGCCGGTCGGCGAGGTCTCGTTCGAGGGCGTCCCCGAGACGTGGGTCGCAAACAACGGCAGTTGGGCGGACATGGGTGTCGCGCTCGGCGTCGAACAGCCCGAGGGCATCTGGCTTCCGAGTCGCTACCACACGCAGTATTACGACGACATTCCGGGCGTGAGCGTTGACAAGAGTTCGATTCAGAAGCTCTGGGGCGACGGCGGAGTCGGCAAGGAGCAGTTCTACGAACTCGACGCGGACGTTCACGTCGCGGACCCGAACTTCCTGCTGAATCGCGGGAACTGGGAGCAGTCGGACATCGAGGAAATCAGTACGCAAGTCGCACCGTTTTTCGGCAATAGCATCTTCTCGCGCGGGTACGCGTGGCACGAGGACTACCGATACTACACGCTGTACCAAGCCTTCGAGAAACTCGCGGACGTGTTCCAGCGCCGCGAGCGCTTCGAGGCGTTCGAGCAACTCCACGAGGAGTTTCAGGCGCGCCTCGCGCCGGTCGTCCCCGGCCGGAGCGAGCGGCCGTCGGCCGCCGTCATCTGGGGCGGTGGCGACCAACCCGAGGAGTTCTACCCGTACGTCATCGACGAGGGCACGAGCTTCAAGCACCTCCGCGACCTGAAGGTGAAAGACGCTCTCGCCACGAGCAATCTCAAGGACTTCCACAGTAGCCGCGGCGCTATCGACTTCGAGACGCTACTGGATATCGACCCCGAAGTGCTACTGGTCCGCGGACAGGAAGCCAAGTCCGAGACGGAGTTCCGAGAGACGGTCGTCGAGTTCATGGAGGAAGACACCGTGGCGAGCGAACTCACCGCCGTCCAGAACGACGACGTGTACCGTGCTGGACCGCTCTATCAGGGTCCCATCACGAACCTCGTCGTCACGGACCGTCTCGCTCGGTCGCTGTACGACGCTGACGAAACGCTCTTCGACCCCCAGCGGGTCGCGGACATCGTGAACGGAGACTTCTGA
- a CDS encoding FAD-dependent oxidoreductase, with protein sequence MPGGTNDGSVGRGDADGDASDAGGEDRDADGERDYDVVVVGGGPAGSSAAVFAGRYGLDTVVFDCGRSSIQRCAHLENYLGFPAGVDVETFYGLLGDHLAAAGCELVEDLVESVVPAEGSEGFVVETQEGRRVSARRVVAATRYDGEYLRSFDDGEMFETYDHDGEEIERFDRSYPDSDGTTPVDGLYVASPSDAADRQAIVAAGRGARVGLAVVRDTRRAEGLPDSIATHYDWMRREAARDEEWADRDRWREWYDNRRPDDFEVEDSGADDSDADDAEWARLRERDIDRRLATYLSDDEMEARAERGQRRLLDHIDDELVVERAREIETKGETESGGVEGTGGNQRV encoded by the coding sequence ATGCCCGGCGGTACAAACGACGGGAGCGTCGGCCGCGGTGACGCGGACGGTGATGCCAGTGATGCAGGCGGCGAAGACCGTGACGCGGACGGCGAACGCGACTACGACGTAGTGGTCGTCGGTGGCGGACCGGCGGGAAGCTCGGCCGCGGTCTTCGCCGGTCGCTACGGTCTCGACACGGTGGTGTTCGACTGCGGGCGCTCCTCGATTCAGCGGTGCGCTCATCTGGAGAACTACCTCGGCTTCCCCGCGGGCGTTGACGTTGAAACGTTCTACGGGCTACTGGGTGACCACCTCGCGGCGGCCGGATGCGAACTGGTCGAAGACCTCGTGGAGTCGGTGGTGCCCGCCGAGGGAAGCGAGGGGTTCGTCGTGGAGACCCAAGAGGGTCGGCGCGTCTCGGCCCGCCGCGTCGTCGCGGCCACGCGGTACGACGGCGAGTACCTTCGTTCGTTCGACGACGGGGAGATGTTCGAGACGTACGACCACGATGGCGAAGAAATCGAACGATTCGACCGCTCGTACCCTGATAGCGACGGGACGACGCCGGTGGACGGACTCTACGTCGCGTCCCCGTCCGACGCCGCCGACCGGCAGGCCATCGTCGCCGCTGGTCGAGGCGCGCGCGTCGGACTCGCGGTCGTTCGGGACACTCGTCGCGCTGAGGGTCTTCCCGACTCCATCGCCACGCACTACGACTGGATGCGCCGGGAGGCGGCGCGCGACGAGGAGTGGGCCGACCGCGACCGGTGGCGCGAGTGGTACGACAACCGGCGACCCGACGATTTCGAAGTGGAAGACAGCGGTGCGGACGATTCTGACGCGGACGACGCCGAGTGGGCGCGTTTGCGCGAGCGTGACATCGACCGTCGGTTGGCGACGTATCTCTCGGACGACGAGATGGAAGCGCGGGCCGAACGTGGCCAGCGACGCCTGCTCGACCATATCGACGACGAACTCGTCGTCGAGCGCGCACGCGAAATCGAGACCAAGGGAGAGACCGAAAGCGGAGGGGTCGAGGGTACGGGGGGGAACCAGCGAGTATGA